A genomic segment from Echeneis naucrates chromosome 20, fEcheNa1.1, whole genome shotgun sequence encodes:
- the rnf152 gene encoding E3 ubiquitin-protein ligase rnf152: METLSQDSILECQICFNYYSPRRRPKLLDCRHTCCSVCLTQMRSSQKEIRCPWCRGVTKLPPGLSVSQLPDDPDIITVIAIPHASEHTPVFIRLPSNGCYMLPLPVAKERALGLPGELGCRFMPGGQQKGVTVVTVPEQQPLGLAMGLEGVGVGLDGGEGERRVTGPVGGGGKGSTWSGVCTVILVACVLLFLLGIVLHNMSCISKRFTVISCG, encoded by the coding sequence ATGGAGACGCTTTCCCAGGATTCAATTCTGGAATGCCAGATCTGCTTTAACTACTACAGCCCGCGCCGGAGGCCCAAACTCCTGGATTGCCGGCACACGTGCTGCTCGGTGTGCTTGACCCAGATGCGCAGCAGCCAGAAGGAGATTCGTTGTCCTTGGTGCCGCGGCGTCACCAAGCTGCCGCCGGGCCTGTCCGTCTCCCAGCTCCCGGACGACCCGGACATCATCACTGTTATCGCCATCCCTCATGCCTCCGAGCACACGCCTGTCTTCATCCGCCTCCCTAGCAACGGTTGCTACATGCTGCCTCTTCCCGTCGCCAAAGAGCGGGCGCTCGGCCTGCCAGGGGAGCTGGGGTGCCGCTTCATGCCTGGCGGCCAGCAGAAAGGTGTGACAGTGGTGACGGTGCCTGAGCAGCAGCCTCTGGGCCTGGCGATGGGCCTGGAGGGCGTGGGGGTGGGGCTGGACGGCGGTGAGGGCGAGAGGAGGGTTACCGGGCCAGTGGGAGGGGGCGGGAAGGGCTCCACGTGGTCCGGCGTTTGCACGGTGATCCTGGTGGCGTGcgtgctgctcttcctcctggGCATCGTGCTGCACAACATGTCCTGCATCTCCAAACGCTTCACCGTTATCTCCTGTGGCTGA